Proteins encoded in a region of the Arvicanthis niloticus isolate mArvNil1 chromosome 16, mArvNil1.pat.X, whole genome shotgun sequence genome:
- the Opn3 gene encoding opsin-3 isoform X2 yields the protein MYSGNRSGGQGYWEDGAGAEGAAPAGTRSPAPLFSPSAYERLALLLGCLALLGVGGNLLVLLLYSKFPRLRTPTHLFLVNLSLGDLLVSLFGVTFTFASCLRNGWVWDAVGCAWDGFSGSLFEKSSSHKCICDTW from the coding sequence ATGTACTCGGGGAACCGTAGCGGCGGCCAGGGCTACTGGGAGGACGGGGCGGGCGCGGAGGGCGCAGCACCGGCGGGCACGCGGAGCCCGGCTCCTCTCTTCAGCCCCTCGGCGTACGAGCGCCTGGCGCTGCTGCTGGGTTGCCTCGCGCTGCTGGGCGTCGGCGGCAACCTGCTGGTGCTGCTTCTCTACTCCAAGTTCCCGCGACTGCGCACTCCCACCCACCTCTTCCTGGTCAACCTCAGCCTGGGCGACCTGCTGGTATCCCTGTTCGGAGTCACCTTCACCTTCGCGTCGTGCCTGCGGAACGGCTGGGTGTGGGACGCCGTGGGCTGCGCGTGGGACGGGTTTAGCGGCAGCCTCTTTG